TGCGCAAGGTGGTACGTGGCGTGATCGAAGATGAACGTATCTCTGTCATATTCCAGCAGTTACAGCGGCTTTCGAAATGCGCCCCTTGTTCGCGCCCTCACCCGGACTAGCGTCCCGTGGCCATGGGACACCTGGACCACGCCGCCTATGGCTGGCTGACACCCGCACTGTCATACGTGATGGCATCGATCGGCGCCGCCCTCGGCCTGCGCTGCACCGTCCGCGCGCTCGCCTCGACCGGCACCTCCCGCCGCAACTGGCTCCTCACCGCGGCCTCGGCCATCGGCACCGGCATCTGGACGATGCACTTCATCGCCATGCTCGGCTTCCACGTCACCGGCACCGAGATCCACTACAACGTGCCGATGACCCTCCTGAGCCTGCTCGTCGCCATGCTCGTCGTCGGCGGCGGGGTCTTCGCCGTCGGCTACGGCAAGGACCGCGGCCGCTCCCTCGTCCTCGGAGGCCTGACCACCGGACTCGGGGTCGCGAGCATGCACTACCTCGGCATGGCCGCCCTGCGCCTGCACGGACGGATCGACTACGACCCGCTCACCGTCGGGCTCTCGGTCGCCATCGCCGTCGTCGCCGCCACCGCCGCGCTCTGGGCCGCGCTCAACATCAAGTCGCCGGTGGCCGTCGCCGGGGCCTCCCTCGTCATGGGCGTGGCCGTCAGCAGCATGCACTACACCGGGATGATGGCCGTCGCCGTCCGCGTCGCCCCCTCGGACGCGGCGCTGCCCGGAGCCACCGCCCTGCAGTTCATCTTCCCGCTCGCGGTCGGCCTCGGCTCCTACCTCTTCATCACCGCCGCCTTCGTGGCGCTCTCCCCGACCGCGGACGAGCGGGCGGCGTCGGCGTCGGCCTCGGCGTCGGCGTCGGCCTGGGCGTCCGTGTCGGCCTGGGCGTCTTCGGCCACACCGCCGTCCGCGGCTGCTGCGGACCCGGGCTCCGGCTCCGCCTCCCGCTCGGCCCGGGGCGCCCGGCACCTGGGCGAGGGCGCCCTGCCCTCCCGCTGAACCCTCCCGCTGCCCCGCCCGCCCGCCCCGTGTACCGCCCCGGAACGAGGACCCCCATGCGCACACCCCGCAGAAGACCGGAAGCAGCGGCGCCGCGGCCCCCCGCGCCCCCGTCGCGCGGCCGCCGCGCACACGCCGGTCCCCCCGCCCCCGAACCACCGGGGCCCGAGCCCCACGGCCCCGCCCGGGCCGGGGGCGTCGGCGGCGGGGGCGGTCCGCGAATCCGGCTGCGACCCGCCACCGTCCGGGCGAAGATCGTCTCGCTGCTGATGGTCCCGGTGGTCTCGCTGCTCGCCCTCTGGGGCTTCGCCACCGTCAGCACCGCCCAGGACATAGCCCGGCTCAGCCGCATCCGGCAGGTCGAAGCCGAGATACGCACCCCCGTCGCCGCCGCCCTCACCGAAATCCAGGCCGAGCGGCGGGCCGTCGTCCGCTTCCTGGCCGACCCCGCCTCCGGCCAGGCGTCCGCCCTGGAGCAGCAGGCCCGGCGCACCGACGAAGCCGTACGGCGACTGCGGCTCGGTGACCGCCACACCGTCGCCGACTCCGGCGACTACCGCACCGGCACGGTCGTGCGGCTCGGCGCCTTCGTCGCCGACGCGGAGGCGCTCGGCTCCGCCCGCAAGGACATCGCCGCCCGCCGCGCCACCCCGGACGGCGCCTACGAGACGTACACCCGCGTGGCCGACTCCGCCCTCGCCGTCGAGGGCGCCCTCTCCGGCGGCCCCGACGCCGAACTCGGCCCCGACGCCCGGGTCCTGCTGGAGTTCGCCCGGGCCGGTGAGCTGCTCTCCCGGGAGGACGCGCTGCTCGCCCTGCCCGGCCCCCGCACCGCCGACGCGCTGCGCCGCCTGACGGGCACGGTGGAGACCCGCCGCACCCTCACCGCCGCCACCGCCCGGGACCTGCCCGCAGCCCAGCAGTCGGCCTGGGAGTCCGTGTCGAAGAGCGCCTCCTACGCCGAGCTCACCGCCGCCGAGGACAAGGCCCTGGCCACCGCCCCGGCCACCGGGGCCTCCGCCGCGGTCTCCGCCGCGCGCGAGGTCCACGGGGTGCCCGTCGGCTGGGACGCCGCCCACACCAGCGTGAGCGGCTCGATGCGCGAGATCCGGCAGGCCGCCCACGCCCGGGGCGCCGGGCGCGCCGATCCGCTCGCGGAAGGCGCGCTCAGCCCGGCCGGCGCCGCCGTCCTGCTGGGCCTGGCGGCGGTGGCGGCCTCGCTCGTGATCTCCGTACGCATCGGCCGCGCCCTCGTGGTCGAGCTGGTGTCACTGCGCAACACCGCTCTGGAGATCGCCCACCGCAAGCTCCCGCAGGCCATGGACCGGCTGCGCGCCGG
The Streptomyces sp. NBC_00091 genome window above contains:
- a CDS encoding MHYT domain-containing protein — protein: MGHLDHAAYGWLTPALSYVMASIGAALGLRCTVRALASTGTSRRNWLLTAASAIGTGIWTMHFIAMLGFHVTGTEIHYNVPMTLLSLLVAMLVVGGGVFAVGYGKDRGRSLVLGGLTTGLGVASMHYLGMAALRLHGRIDYDPLTVGLSVAIAVVAATAALWAALNIKSPVAVAGASLVMGVAVSSMHYTGMMAVAVRVAPSDAALPGATALQFIFPLAVGLGSYLFITAAFVALSPTADERAASASASASASAWASVSAWASSATPPSAAAADPGSGSASRSARGARHLGEGALPSR